The following are encoded together in the Arvicanthis niloticus isolate mArvNil1 chromosome 9, mArvNil1.pat.X, whole genome shotgun sequence genome:
- the LOC117715244 gene encoding regenerating islet-derived protein 3-beta, whose translation MLPRMALLIMSWMLISCLMLLSQVQGEDSPKKIPSARISCPKGSRAYGSYCYALFQIPQTWFDAELACQKRPEGHLVSVLNGAEASFLSSMVKSTGNSYQYSWIGLHDPTLGAEPNGGGWEWSNNDVMNYFNWERNPSTALDRGFCGSLSRASGFLRWRDITCEVKLPYVCKFKG comes from the exons ATGCTGCCTCGCATGGCCCtcctcattatgtcctggatgcTGATCTCCTGTCTGATGCTCTTATCTCAGGTGCAAG GTGAAGACTCCCCGAAGAAAATACCCTCTGCACGGATAAGTTGCCCCAAGGGCTCTCGGGCTTATGGCTCCTACTGCTATGCCTTGTTTCAGATACCACAGACCTGGTTCGATGCAGAA CTGGCCTGCCAGAAGAGGCCCGAAGGACACCTCGTATCTGTGCTCAATGGAGCTGAAGCTTCATTCCTGTCCTCCATGGTGAAGAGCACAGGGAACAGCTACCAATATTCTTGGATTGGGCTCCATGACCCCACTCTG GGTGCAGAACCAAATGGAGGCGGATGGGAGTGGAGTAACAATGACGTGATGAATTACTTTAACTGGGAGAGGAACCCATCTACTGCCTTAGACCGTGGTTTCTGTGGCAGCTTGTCAAGAGCTTCTG GATTTCTAAGATGGAGAGATATTACATGTGAAGTGAAGTTGCCCTATGTCTGCAAATTTAAGGGTTAA